A window from Campylobacter concisus encodes these proteins:
- a CDS encoding vesicular transport factor Uso1p, translating into MINKILLAIFCLIVGFCLSFFKSPKEDETPKDTTQTIYSINFDNLPEEERQKYISKDDLYEYGGYITPKSYIQNFTETNDQNLSNDVNELQEQVRELSKKNKILATDNVDISEKNLDFISKISEMKKNIENEKNEIVEKNQKTLGELEAQHFENIQTLTKRLNEAQADMIESSKAYEKKIIDLENAINEAKNGDESKVKDIEANFAKFKEMAEANYTALKEQNIELNTTLAQKDALIKEYENTQNEKDKNEKREILLLKEEIERAKSDAKTQKFSYEKEINALIDGFETQKSVMEDELSKKANKIIDLEEALESSKTALKDRIYELDEIKKNLNSKDLAVENYNGKNLELNASLAALHKSFNDLKEKNLKSEQENKLANENISLLKKELERVNLINKKLEKQNLDANASLSELNKKLNLSEESLKNARDELKTLDTKTNKFLKTLFEQNQTISLQTQKLGLNDSELKNLSAKINLKDEKIKELENNLTQTSQMLVAKQSELEAQKRTLKIDMQNYEILRQQINILQKKIADTSALFADSNKSGGKNLLSLQNELESAKHKLNESNKTIERLNSKINELSSSSVKGSPVNAKIIELQKDIEQNLNRQDELENENVNLKNILQATTKPETPTKLVLISSLECDDMDAKDKISVMCKNRVSEFLQRFNSNYLYEIIPIVDKKNFVIPSNVAQSIKKDDLGRLNNYVNYGVGKERAKAAAELIKEEFGDFARISFSSEVIVKDVTRGFIIKVYR; encoded by the coding sequence TGGCGGATATATAACTCCAAAAAGCTATATCCAAAATTTTACTGAAACGAACGATCAAAATTTATCAAATGATGTAAATGAACTTCAAGAACAAGTTCGTGAGCTAAGTAAAAAAAATAAAATTTTAGCTACTGATAATGTCGATATCAGCGAGAAAAATTTAGACTTTATAAGCAAAATTTCAGAGATGAAAAAAAATATCGAAAATGAAAAAAATGAGATAGTTGAGAAAAATCAAAAGACACTAGGCGAGCTTGAAGCGCAACACTTTGAAAACATACAAACTCTCACAAAACGGCTAAATGAAGCTCAAGCTGATATGATTGAGAGCTCAAAAGCCTATGAAAAAAAGATAATAGACCTTGAAAATGCGATAAATGAGGCAAAAAATGGCGATGAAAGTAAGGTAAAAGATATCGAAGCAAATTTTGCTAAATTTAAAGAGATGGCTGAGGCAAATTACACAGCTTTAAAAGAGCAAAATATAGAGCTAAATACGACACTGGCTCAAAAAGACGCGCTAATAAAAGAGTACGAAAATACTCAAAATGAAAAAGATAAAAACGAAAAAAGAGAAATTTTGCTTTTAAAAGAGGAGATTGAGCGAGCAAAGAGTGATGCTAAGACACAAAAATTTAGCTACGAAAAAGAGATAAATGCACTAATTGATGGCTTTGAAACGCAAAAGAGTGTTATGGAGGATGAGCTTTCCAAAAAGGCAAATAAGATAATTGATCTTGAGGAGGCTCTTGAGTCAAGCAAGACTGCCTTAAAAGATAGAATTTATGAACTTGATGAGATAAAGAAAAATTTAAACTCAAAAGATTTGGCAGTTGAGAACTATAATGGTAAAAATTTAGAGCTAAACGCCTCTCTTGCGGCACTTCATAAAAGTTTTAATGATCTAAAAGAAAAAAATCTTAAAAGCGAGCAGGAAAATAAACTCGCAAATGAAAATATAAGCTTGCTTAAAAAAGAGCTTGAGCGAGTAAATTTGATAAACAAAAAGCTAGAGAAGCAAAATTTAGATGCAAATGCAAGTCTAAGTGAGCTAAATAAAAAGCTAAATTTAAGTGAAGAGAGCCTTAAAAATGCACGAGATGAGCTAAAGACGCTTGATACAAAGACGAATAAATTTTTAAAAACTTTGTTTGAGCAAAATCAAACTATCTCTTTGCAGACCCAAAAGCTTGGTTTAAATGACAGTGAGCTGAAAAATTTAAGTGCAAAGATAAACTTAAAAGATGAAAAGATAAAAGAGCTGGAAAATAATCTCACACAAACAAGCCAAATGCTAGTAGCAAAGCAAAGTGAGCTAGAAGCTCAAAAAAGAACGCTAAAGATCGATATGCAAAACTATGAAATTTTGCGTCAGCAAATAAATATTTTGCAAAAAAAGATAGCCGATACGTCAGCTCTTTTTGCTGATAGCAATAAAAGTGGCGGTAAAAATTTACTAAGCTTACAAAATGAGCTTGAAAGTGCAAAACATAAGTTAAACGAGAGTAATAAGACGATTGAAAGGTTAAATTCTAAAATAAATGAACTTAGCTCATCTAGCGTAAAAGGAAGTCCAGTAAATGCCAAAATCATCGAACTTCAAAAAGATATCGAGCAAAATTTAAATAGGCAAGATGAGCTTGAAAATGAAAATGTGAATTTAAAAAATATTTTACAGGCGACAACTAAGCCAGAGACGCCAACAAAGCTAGTTTTGATCTCTAGCCTTGAGTGTGATGACATGGACGCAAAAGATAAGATTAGCGTGATGTGTAAGAATAGAGTGAGCGAATTTTTGCAAAGATTTAACTCAAACTACCTTTATGAGATAATTCCGATCGTAGATAAGAAAAATTTTGTCATCCCGTCAAATGTGGCGCAAAGCATCAAAAAAGATGATCTTGGCAGGCTAAATAACTATGTAAATTATGGCGTTGGTAAAGAGCGCGCAAAGGCAGCAGCCGAGCTTATAAAAGAAGAATTTGGCGATTTTGCAAGGATCAGCTTTAGCTCAGAAGTGATCGTAAAAGATGTCACGCGTGGCTTTATCATCAAGGTTTATAGATGA
- a CDS encoding tRNA1(Val) (adenine(37)-N6)-methyltransferase, which translates to MILAQLKSGYRYNSDTLVLYDFISSSLKNFSGRILDVGSGCGILGLLLKRDFKNSSLSLLDILQINGEISKFNTSKNGLEAEIINANFADFKDSERFDLIVSNPPFYHEGAKQSEDEHIKASRYTSSLGLKDFIKGISVNLKPHKRAFFCYAPDDLSQIVACLKEFKLNLVSLKFIHTKADKPANLALFEVRNNSNSKLKILPPLVMSENGSHTKEAIEIFKKADTNSVDYQGLA; encoded by the coding sequence ATGATCTTGGCTCAGCTAAAAAGTGGCTATCGCTACAACAGCGATACGCTGGTACTTTATGATTTTATAAGCTCAAGTTTGAAAAATTTTTCAGGCAGGATTTTAGACGTTGGCTCAGGGTGCGGGATACTTGGGCTTTTGCTTAAACGCGACTTTAAAAATTCCAGCCTAAGCTTGCTTGATATCTTACAAATAAATGGTGAAATTTCTAAATTTAATACCAGTAAGAACGGCTTGGAGGCAGAAATTATAAATGCTAATTTTGCAGATTTTAAAGATAGTGAGAGATTTGACCTCATCGTATCAAATCCACCATTTTATCACGAGGGTGCAAAACAAAGCGAAGATGAGCATATAAAGGCTAGTAGATACACAAGCTCTTTGGGTCTAAAAGACTTTATAAAAGGTATAAGCGTAAATTTAAAGCCTCACAAAAGGGCGTTTTTTTGCTATGCACCTGATGATCTTAGTCAGATTGTAGCGTGTCTAAAAGAGTTTAAGTTAAATTTAGTAAGCCTAAAATTTATTCATACAAAGGCTGATAAGCCAGCAAATTTGGCCTTGTTTGAGGTAAGAAATAATTCAAACTCAAAGCTAAAAATTTTGCCACCTTTGGTAATGAGCGAAAATGGCTCGCATACAAAAGAGGCGATTGAAATTTTTAAAAAAGCTGATACAAACAGCGTTGATTATCAGGGGCTAGCGTGA
- a CDS encoding YkgJ family cysteine cluster protein, whose protein sequence is MRVQGFSYEFDASFCESCGGKCCTGESGYIWINEEEISKFCTAFHMSKDEFEKQFLIRVGLRCSIKEKPYEDGFACVFFDEKNKNCSVYELRPQQCRTFPFWNYFKKNLKELKAECIGVKF, encoded by the coding sequence GTGAGGGTGCAAGGTTTTAGCTATGAGTTTGATGCCAGCTTTTGCGAGAGCTGCGGCGGTAAGTGTTGCACGGGAGAGAGTGGCTACATCTGGATAAATGAAGAAGAAATTTCAAAATTTTGCACTGCATTTCATATGAGTAAAGATGAGTTTGAAAAGCAGTTTTTAATAAGAGTTGGGCTAAGGTGTAGCATAAAAGAGAAGCCTTATGAAGATGGCTTTGCTTGTGTATTTTTTGATGAAAAAAATAAAAACTGCTCAGTCTATGAGCTAAGGCCACAGCAGTGTAGGACTTTTCCGTTTTGGAATTATTTTAAAAAAAATTTAAAGGAGCTAAAAGCAGAATGCATTGGCGTAAAATTTTAG
- a CDS encoding tetratricopeptide repeat protein, giving the protein MHWRKILVFFMSVFFNSQLLLADDNKSINLRLMQALLFQDSGDVNASIQAYSNIFKDTNQKAYLKEAIKLAFATKNENLDALISEGEKSLKDDSDFIRIKVANLVNLSKLNEAKSLMQELATKEPNAQNLLMLGTICMMQNETTTALKYFEEAYSLKQEEENLLRIVDILINRMDKIKDATKYLEKFKDEQGCTLKTCELLAEIYSQQRNFPKVIELFEELYELNHDTSYLDKIVQFFIYDKNYKAAIEILKKYSYNDIALMDLYAATSNFGDAYILAVKIYNDSRDLNFLAKAAIYEYEMNKDNLNEQKMSEILDKFEASVPKLENDMFFNYYGYLLIDHDIDPRKGIELVQKALAISPESPYYEDSLAWGYFKLGECKKAKGIMQHAMKDIDFRASKEAKEHLHLIERCIINLNKRLKK; this is encoded by the coding sequence ATGCATTGGCGTAAAATTTTAGTATTTTTTATGAGCGTATTTTTTAATTCGCAGCTACTTTTGGCTGACGATAATAAAAGTATAAATTTACGCCTAATGCAGGCTTTATTGTTTCAAGATAGCGGAGATGTGAATGCTAGCATTCAAGCTTACTCAAACATTTTTAAAGATACAAATCAAAAAGCTTATTTAAAAGAGGCGATCAAACTCGCCTTTGCTACAAAAAATGAAAATTTAGACGCTTTGATAAGTGAAGGCGAAAAAAGCTTAAAAGACGACAGCGATTTTATCCGTATAAAGGTGGCAAATTTAGTAAATCTTTCAAAGCTAAATGAGGCTAAAAGTTTAATGCAAGAGCTTGCCACAAAAGAGCCAAATGCTCAAAATTTACTCATGCTTGGCACAATTTGTATGATGCAAAATGAAACAACGACTGCACTAAAATACTTTGAAGAGGCATACTCGCTAAAGCAAGAAGAAGAAAATTTGCTCCGCATCGTTGATATTTTGATAAATCGCATGGATAAGATAAAAGACGCTACAAAATATCTTGAAAAATTTAAAGATGAACAAGGCTGCACGCTAAAGACTTGCGAGCTTTTGGCTGAAATTTACTCCCAGCAAAGAAATTTCCCAAAGGTGATCGAACTCTTTGAAGAGCTTTATGAGCTAAATCACGACACTTCTTATCTTGATAAGATCGTGCAGTTTTTTATCTATGATAAAAATTACAAAGCAGCAATTGAAATTTTAAAAAAATATAGCTACAACGATATAGCGCTTATGGATCTTTATGCGGCGACTAGTAATTTTGGTGACGCATACATACTTGCTGTTAAAATTTATAACGATAGCAGGGATTTAAATTTTTTAGCAAAAGCCGCGATTTACGAATACGAGATGAATAAAGATAACTTGAACGAACAAAAAATGTCTGAAATTTTAGACAAATTTGAAGCTAGCGTGCCAAAGCTAGAAAATGATATGTTTTTTAACTATTATGGCTACTTGCTGATAGATCATGATATTGACCCTAGAAAGGGTATAGAGCTTGTGCAAAAGGCGCTTGCTATCTCGCCTGAGTCGCCTTATTATGAGGATTCGCTAGCGTGGGGATATTTTAAGCTTGGTGAGTGCAAAAAGGCAAAGGGCATTATGCAGCATGCAATGAAAGATATTGATTTTAGAGCTTCAAAAGAGGCAAAAGAGCATTTGCACCTAATAGAGCGCTGTATAATAAATCTAAACAAAAGGCTTAAAAAATGA
- the trpC gene encoding indole-3-glycerol phosphate synthase TrpC, which yields MILDEIIKKTKDDLEKRKADFPEEWLGRSLAYNPYVPRDVLNALRASQNEPIKIIAEIKKASPSKGVIREDFEPIKIAQEYEPYANAFSILTEPHWFKGNIEYITQVRRYASRTILRKDFIIDKYQILEALVYGADFILLIAKALTQNELKELLDYAHHLGLEVLVETHDASDVKKAIFAGANIIGINHRNLDDFTMDMSLCEKLIPLLPNGKIIVAESGLYEHEQLRELSKIGVDAFLIGEHFMRQDDIKNAVKKIKEGE from the coding sequence ATGATACTTGATGAGATAATTAAAAAAACTAAAGATGATCTTGAAAAAAGAAAAGCAGACTTCCCTGAGGAGTGGCTTGGCCGCTCGCTCGCGTACAATCCATACGTGCCAAGAGATGTTTTAAATGCGCTTAGAGCAAGTCAAAATGAGCCGATAAAAATAATAGCGGAGATTAAAAAAGCAAGCCCAAGTAAGGGCGTGATAAGAGAAGACTTTGAACCTATAAAAATCGCTCAGGAATACGAGCCATACGCAAATGCTTTTAGTATCTTGACTGAACCACATTGGTTTAAAGGCAACATCGAGTATATCACGCAGGTTAGGCGCTACGCATCAAGGACGATCCTTAGAAAAGATTTTATTATTGATAAGTATCAAATTCTTGAAGCTCTTGTTTATGGGGCAGACTTTATCTTGCTCATCGCAAAAGCATTAACTCAAAACGAGCTAAAAGAGCTTTTAGACTACGCTCATCATTTAGGTCTTGAAGTTTTGGTTGAAACTCACGACGCAAGCGATGTAAAAAAGGCTATCTTTGCAGGAGCAAATATAATAGGTATAAATCACCGAAATTTAGATGATTTTACGATGGATATGAGCCTTTGTGAGAAGCTCATACCACTTTTGCCAAATGGCAAGATAATAGTTGCTGAAAGCGGTCTTTACGAGCATGAACAGCTTAGAGAGCTAAGTAAAATAGGCGTAGATGCTTTCTTGATAGGAGAGCATTTTATGAGGCAAGATGATATAAAAAATGCCGTCAAAAAGATAAAGGAGGGCGAGTAA
- a CDS encoding HIT family protein has translation MQHLCAPWRSEYFSAKKDSCVFCDVINSDDDDKNGVLFRAKHCFGIMNLYPYSPGHFMIIPNQHTDKIEELDEQTWFEMSKFVRLGVEILKKELYANGVNIGMNLGKAAGAGIAEHVHYHLVPRWSGDTNFITTISDVRVNGTPFYPLFEKLKKAFSAII, from the coding sequence ATGCAGCACCTTTGTGCCCCTTGGAGAAGCGAATACTTTAGTGCTAAAAAAGATAGCTGTGTTTTTTGTGATGTTATAAACTCAGATGATGATGATAAAAATGGCGTACTTTTTCGAGCTAAACATTGTTTTGGGATTATGAATTTATATCCGTATTCTCCAGGTCATTTTATGATAATACCAAATCAGCATACCGACAAGATCGAAGAGCTTGATGAGCAGACTTGGTTTGAGATGAGTAAATTTGTAAGGCTTGGAGTTGAAATTTTAAAAAAAGAGCTTTATGCTAATGGCGTAAATATAGGTATGAATTTAGGCAAGGCAGCGGGAGCTGGCATAGCTGAGCATGTGCATTATCACCTTGTGCCAAGGTGGAGCGGAGATACAAATTTTATAACTACCATCTCTGATGTGAGAGTAAATGGCACGCCATTTTATCCACTTTTTGAGAAACTAAAAAAGGCATTTAGTGCCATTATTTGA
- the mnmH gene encoding tRNA 2-selenouridine(34) synthase MnmH: MPLFELDVEQWLEKRSSFEILIDARSPHEFLYSHIKDAINLYALNDAEHKEVGTLYKSDRFLAKSLGAKYICKNLQNIIDEVYKRAKVGSAIGIYCAKGGLRSNSVGYVLSMIGYRVFRLSGGYKAYRNHVLEFLNRPLSTKFITLFGNTGCYKSKLIRALSPSIDLEAMANHLGSVFGAINGAQPSQKSFEDALFEKLITLKDKICFIEGESRRIGSLSLPKSLYEAMRSGINVEVSASLEKRISCIVDDYKSVDKSFFDECMKKISPFIDKKARDEAMAKFNENDIAKVAEILLTKYYDKVYKKNENINIFINSDDFDEAVKKLNDIKNEAKF; the protein is encoded by the coding sequence GTGCCATTATTTGAGCTTGATGTAGAGCAGTGGCTAGAGAAAAGAAGCTCTTTTGAAATTTTAATAGACGCAAGATCGCCACATGAATTTTTATATTCACACATAAAAGATGCCATAAATTTATATGCTTTAAATGACGCGGAACATAAAGAGGTAGGCACACTCTATAAAAGCGATAGATTCCTAGCAAAGAGTCTTGGTGCAAAGTATATCTGCAAAAATTTACAAAATATCATTGATGAGGTTTATAAAAGAGCCAAGGTTGGTTCAGCTATTGGCATCTACTGCGCTAAAGGCGGGCTTAGATCAAATTCTGTTGGCTATGTGCTAAGCATGATAGGATATAGAGTTTTTAGACTTAGTGGCGGTTATAAAGCTTATAGAAATCACGTTTTAGAATTTCTAAATCGACCTTTAAGCACGAAATTTATCACTCTTTTTGGCAATACTGGCTGCTACAAAAGTAAGCTCATAAGGGCTCTAAGCCCGTCAATAGACCTTGAAGCTATGGCAAATCATTTAGGATCTGTCTTTGGGGCAATAAATGGCGCGCAGCCAAGCCAAAAAAGCTTTGAAGATGCGTTGTTTGAAAAGCTCATAACGCTAAAAGATAAAATTTGCTTTATTGAGGGTGAGAGCAGAAGGATAGGCTCATTAAGTTTGCCAAAAAGTCTTTATGAGGCGATGCGTAGTGGCATAAATGTCGAAGTAAGTGCAAGTTTAGAAAAAAGAATTTCTTGTATAGTAGATGACTATAAAAGTGTGGATAAATCTTTTTTTGACGAGTGTATGAAGAAAATTTCGCCATTTATCGATAAAAAAGCTAGAGATGAAGCTATGGCTAAATTTAATGAAAATGACATTGCTAAAGTAGCTGAAATTTTACTCACAAAATACTACGATAAAGTCTATAAGAAAAATGAAAATATTAATATTTTTATAAATTCTGATGACTTTGACGAAGCCGTTAAAAAGCTAAATGATATAAAAAATGAAGCAAAATTTTAG
- a CDS encoding acetolactate synthase large subunit has translation MKQISGSQMISEALHEEGVEIVFGYPGGAALNIYDETYKQTYFKHVLVRHEQAAVHAADGYARVSGKVGVAFVTSGPGFTNAVTGLATAYSDSIPIVLISGQVPTFMIGTDAFQEIDAVGISRPCVKHNFLVNSVEELPRIIKEAFYIARSGRPGPVHIDIPKNITSRLGDFVYPKEISIPSYKPTYKGNSKQIKKAAVAINEAKRPLLYIGGGAIASGASDIIRKFMQKTGIPAVETLMALGVLDAKDELNLGMAGMHGSYASNMALSECDLLVSLGARFCDRITGRTDEFAKHAKIIHIDIDPSSISKIINAHYPIVGDLTNVLTELYEEVNAKPENYAPWREILYRYSKLNPLGYTDSDKVLKPQWVIEETAKIAGADAIISTDVGQHQMWVAQFYPFNRARQLVTSGGLGTMGYGLPAAIGAKCAKPDNLVINFTGDGSILMNIQELMTAHEINMPVINIILNNNFLGMVRQWQTFFYEKRYSSTDLSLQPDFVKIAEGFGGVGFVCKSKDEFRKALKEAIDSKKSAMIDVRIDRFEDVLPMVPAGAAIYNMILKSKEEK, from the coding sequence ATAAAACAGATTTCTGGTTCACAGATGATAAGCGAGGCCTTGCACGAAGAGGGCGTTGAGATAGTTTTTGGCTATCCTGGCGGTGCAGCTTTAAATATCTACGACGAAACATACAAGCAGACTTATTTTAAACACGTTTTGGTTCGCCACGAGCAAGCAGCCGTTCACGCGGCCGATGGATACGCTAGAGTTAGTGGTAAAGTTGGCGTTGCTTTTGTGACAAGTGGCCCTGGCTTTACAAATGCTGTCACTGGCCTTGCAACAGCTTATAGCGACAGCATACCGATCGTGCTTATAAGTGGTCAAGTACCAACATTTATGATCGGCACAGATGCTTTTCAAGAGATCGATGCGGTCGGCATTTCACGCCCCTGTGTTAAGCATAACTTTTTAGTTAATAGCGTCGAAGAGCTACCTCGTATCATAAAAGAGGCCTTTTACATCGCAAGATCAGGCCGTCCAGGACCAGTTCATATCGATATCCCAAAAAATATCACATCAAGACTTGGAGATTTTGTATATCCAAAAGAAATTTCTATCCCAAGTTACAAACCGACCTATAAGGGCAACTCAAAACAGATAAAAAAAGCAGCAGTTGCGATAAATGAAGCTAAAAGGCCGCTTCTATACATCGGTGGCGGTGCGATCGCATCTGGAGCTAGTGATATTATCCGTAAATTTATGCAAAAAACTGGCATCCCAGCGGTCGAGACGCTGATGGCGCTTGGCGTACTTGACGCAAAAGATGAGCTAAATTTAGGCATGGCAGGCATGCATGGCAGCTACGCTTCAAATATGGCACTTAGCGAGTGCGACCTTCTCGTTTCGCTTGGGGCTAGGTTTTGTGATAGGATCACTGGCAGGACGGATGAGTTTGCCAAACATGCAAAGATAATTCACATCGATATCGATCCAAGCTCCATCTCAAAGATCATAAATGCCCACTATCCAATCGTTGGTGATCTTACAAACGTGCTAACTGAGCTTTATGAAGAAGTCAATGCAAAGCCTGAAAACTACGCACCTTGGAGAGAAATTTTATATAGATATTCTAAGTTAAATCCACTTGGCTACACAGATAGCGACAAGGTCTTAAAGCCACAATGGGTCATCGAAGAGACCGCAAAGATAGCAGGAGCTGATGCGATAATCTCAACAGACGTCGGCCAGCACCAAATGTGGGTGGCGCAGTTTTATCCGTTTAACCGAGCAAGACAGCTTGTCACAAGTGGCGGACTTGGCACAATGGGATACGGCCTCCCTGCAGCGATCGGCGCAAAATGTGCAAAACCAGACAATCTTGTTATAAATTTTACAGGTGATGGCTCAATACTTATGAATATCCAAGAGTTGATGACGGCTCATGAGATAAATATGCCCGTTATAAACATCATTTTAAACAACAACTTCTTAGGCATGGTTCGTCAGTGGCAGACATTTTTCTATGAAAAACGCTACTCATCGACTGATCTTAGCTTGCAACCTGATTTTGTAAAGATCGCTGAAGGATTTGGCGGAGTTGGCTTTGTTTGCAAGAGTAAGGATGAGTTTAGAAAGGCTTTAAAAGAAGCGATCGATAGTAAAAAATCAGCAATGATCGACGTTAGGATCGACCGCTTTGAGGACGTGCTTCCTATGGTTCCAGCTGGAGCTGCGATTTATAATATGATATTAAAGAGCAAGGAAGAAAAATGA
- the ilvN gene encoding acetolactate synthase small subunit — MRRTISVIVLNEHGVLARISGLFAGRGYNIDTLTVAPIPESNFSRLSIVTSGDERVLEQIVKQLHKLIPTYKVIESGEFVEKEMALVKIPLGENFAGLEAILKSYNGIVTNTNENYIVVMVADDASRIESFLKSIKKFNPVDVVRGGSVIMDI, encoded by the coding sequence ATCAGAAGAACGATATCAGTTATAGTTTTAAATGAACACGGCGTTTTGGCTAGAATTTCTGGACTTTTTGCAGGCAGAGGCTACAACATCGATACACTCACCGTTGCTCCGATACCTGAGAGCAATTTCTCAAGGTTAAGTATAGTCACAAGCGGCGACGAGAGAGTTTTAGAGCAGATCGTAAAACAGCTTCATAAGCTCATACCTACATATAAAGTTATAGAAAGTGGCGAATTTGTCGAAAAAGAGATGGCGCTCGTAAAAATTCCGCTTGGTGAAAATTTCGCCGGCCTTGAGGCGATACTAAAGTCGTACAATGGTATCGTTACAAATACAAATGAAAACTACATCGTTGTCATGGTGGCTGACGATGCGAGTAGGATAGAGAGCTTTTTAAAATCGATAAAGAAATTTAACCCAGTTGACGTCGTACGTGGCGGATCTGTGATAATGGATATATGA
- the lpxD gene encoding UDP-3-O-(3-hydroxymyristoyl)glucosamine N-acyltransferase — MKLSEIALKVNATFSGEDIEIFALNSLKNANKAELTYCDGEKNAKFISTSNAGAILVTKSLLDLVPAGMVALVCDNPHLAFALLSKDYAKPLFCEPKPSNIAKSAKIMPNVYIGSNVSVGENTVVMAGAFLGDNVTIGKNCIIHPNVVIYNDCVIGNECHLLANCVIGSDGFGYAHTKTGEHVKIYHNGNVVLGDFVEIGACTTIDRGVFESTMIANYTKIDNLVQIGHNCELGNGCLIVSQTGLAGSTVLGRNVVMGGQSGSAGHVSVGDFAQIAARGGVSKDLPGGKKYAGAYPIMELSDQFKLQAKILRFFKKN; from the coding sequence ATGAAACTAAGTGAAATAGCTTTAAAAGTAAATGCTACTTTTAGCGGAGAAGATATAGAAATTTTTGCTCTAAATTCTTTAAAAAATGCAAATAAAGCTGAGCTAACATACTGCGATGGCGAGAAAAATGCAAAATTTATAAGTACGTCAAACGCTGGAGCCATCTTGGTGACAAAATCGCTTTTAGACTTGGTGCCAGCTGGTATGGTCGCACTTGTGTGTGATAACCCGCACCTTGCATTTGCCTTGCTTAGTAAAGATTATGCTAAGCCACTTTTTTGCGAGCCAAAGCCATCAAATATCGCCAAGAGTGCAAAGATAATGCCAAATGTCTATATCGGCTCAAATGTGAGCGTAGGCGAAAATACGGTAGTAATGGCTGGGGCATTTTTGGGCGATAACGTAACTATCGGTAAAAACTGCATCATCCATCCAAATGTCGTCATCTACAACGACTGCGTCATCGGCAATGAGTGCCATCTGCTGGCAAACTGCGTTATAGGCAGCGATGGCTTTGGCTATGCACATACAAAAACTGGCGAGCATGTAAAAATTTATCACAATGGCAATGTTGTTTTAGGTGATTTTGTTGAGATCGGCGCTTGCACGACGATAGATCGTGGCGTTTTTGAAAGCACGATGATCGCAAACTACACAAAGATAGATAATCTCGTTCAAATAGGCCATAACTGCGAGCTTGGAAATGGCTGCCTAATCGTCTCACAAACTGGCCTTGCTGGCTCAACAGTGCTAGGCAGAAACGTTGTAATGGGCGGACAAAGCGGCTCAGCTGGTCATGTAAGCGTTGGAGACTTCGCGCAGATCGCTGCACGTGGAGGCGTTAGCAAAGACCTACCTGGCGGCAAAAAATACGCTGGAGCTTATCCGATAATGGAGCTTTCAGATCAGTTTAAACTCCAAGCAAAAATTTTGAGATTTTTTAAGAAAAATTGA